One Carassius carassius chromosome 20, fCarCar2.1, whole genome shotgun sequence DNA segment encodes these proteins:
- the si:ch211-106h4.4 gene encoding MAM and LDL-receptor class A domain-containing protein 2 isoform X2 encodes MRGLFLLLLGASMGLASCPDGQFQCIDSQVCVSMEQVCDFHPDCADGSDEEFCGSCDFEEHACGWNDSSYDKFKWRREMANVSSIPGVDHTTGSPWGGIMHLEGDNPGIWSKAILEHTLPQPTALGCKLSFWYHLHDAASTSSKFSLSLIRNTSPEELWSIKKGQTDGWENASLLIGNLSPGSKLAFSVDPVYIGNQDIMLDDITLTDCAEGDIPVGSDQLSCDFEKDDCSWYHDQSADLKWKREYGQNPSFDYQGPTHDHTTGSGYFMYIAPQRSFKPPKTARLISFPQQAKCVSFWYLIYGGSIGSLRFITEHANGKQTLIWIRTGTQGNRWHFVDLSFADTEEPIQFIFEGILEGTDGYIAIDDVQVSSSINGSCPAERECTFQGSLCGLKPDPTTDFHWIRTNGELAIGTPSPAVDHTLETNKGFYLSAQLWKYPKDSRGSMLMDVNQPTSEHGECLMFWYHMNGKDVGSFNIYVQELHSARFQIPVWSASGDQGEHWRHGRATIISPHSPYKVVFEAVVGDDQKHDIAIDDLTILNEPCPPHGFCDFEMDMCGWLNTRVTVSSVDWSWTSGASDNLFTPEVDHTTNTAIGHYMAFDSRAVTDHIAHLQSEVMEPESQGCLEFWYHMNMWGSDKLKLAVYVNESGSLRCLWSQIGNQQNVWHHLTIDYKSSERHQIVFEAVRSFLDSGVIALDDIYIRRNTHCSDLTPTTPAPTTEPTTPPVSSMDCNFQEGLCNWVQETDDGFDWTHQKAGQVNEPLLGPLYDHTIKNNNGFYLIVNMSGEHETGEAAVISTPMIIQSTDVCIGFWYYMLGASLGSLDLLVETKTMETIAWTRRGSQNSEWLNAQVSISTADVDRVKFSVIRAAGGRGFIAIDDLRVTVGACVEHNPCGFESPSLCGFESDVTDSSIWLHVDGSSGHADHTYRTELGHSMAVLGAKLDKPVVSNLLTPEYSPSTESCVQFWYWLSAGSGDSLSVHVFLNGELGPALWSLSGASSDSWEVAEVTVSSPSEFRVAFRAELSANSESFIILDDVSFKTGACCSRGSCDFESGKCTWVNAANGVRDGHDWIHADGHYRGPLVDYTTHTADGKFLLSPSLRNTQGQKSSSVLISEKIQPTSDSCFEFWYHMDGSDPGILSVLLDSGATEQELLFETQITGSNWKNVSVTIAETKPFQIHIEAQMGSEGYIAVDDIRLTNGPCKVISVESGVFVGCDFEKGTCEWKDISVGQFVWERDQNGTTTANTGPSVDHTTGTELGWYMTVEASRGEQNSYAALQSPTMKEASNECLFEFYYHMFGESIGELKVFLQEGTRRTPLWWMSGNHGDEWHRAELSVGRTHQVFTLLFEATRTYSELGDIAIDDISFFNCTLPGPQESCQEGMFTCLNKVCVEPNRVCDYSDDCGDGTDEELCDVKGFTHRCSFEHGMCSWEKSDLKAGWILQKGEQAWPKHGPPRDHTRNTAAGHYITPAHDLREIQTAEIISSTLLPSTDCTVTFYHYSHSDNSTSARLVVILRMLFNGDDDRILWDKSVRQIFLWQRVEVTFSTSVKSKILFQYVGMGEAHVPQTAVDDISFSVTCVHDPDNSELPVTPEPTMTPATATPTTDAPPASPTVNP; translated from the exons ATGAGAGGACTGTTTCTGCTGCTGCTTG GAGCTTCAATGGGCTTGGCCTCCTGTCCTGATGGACAGTTTCAATGTATTGATTCTCAAGTCTGTGTTTCCATGGAGCAAGTGTGTGATTTCCACCCTGACTGTGCAGATGGATCAGATGAAGAGTTCTGTG GCTCTTGTGATTTTGAGGAACATGCATGCGGATGGAATGATTCCAGCTATGATAAATTTAAATGGCGACGGGAGATGGCAAATGTCAGTTCTATCCCTGGTGTGGACCATACCACAGGATCACCATGGG gTGGAATTATGCATCTAGAAGGTGATAATCCAGGTATATGGTCAAAAGCTATTTTGGAGCACACACTTCCCCAGCCCACTGCACTCGGATGCAAGTTAAG CTTTTGGTATCATCTCCATGATGCTGCAAGTACCTCTTCCAAATTTTCCCTGAGTTTGATCCGCAACACTTCACCTGAAGAGTTATGGTCAATTAAAAAGGGCCAGACTGACGGTTGGGAAAATGCTTCGTTGTTAATTGGTAATCTTTCTCCGGGCTCGAAG CTTGCATTTTCTGTGGATCCTGTATACATTGGAAATCAGGATATCATGCTGGATGACATTACACTGACAGACTGTGCAGAGGGAGATATTCCTGTAGGTTCAGACCAGCTCAGCTGTGACTTCGAGAAAGACGACTGTTCCTGGTACCACGACCAGTCAGCTGACCTCAAATGGAAAAGAGAATACGGACAGAACCCTTCCTTTGATTATCAGGGACCTACACATGATCACACCACTGGCTCtg gCTATTTTATGTACATAGCACCACAAAGGTCCTTTAAACCACCTAAAACAGCCAGATTAATCAGCTTTCCACAGCAGGCCAAATGTGTCAGCTTCTGGTATCTAATCTACGGTGGAAGCATTG GTTCTCTCAGATTCATCACCGAGCATGCTAATGGAAAACAGACGCTTATATGGATAAGGACAGGAACTCAAGGCAACAGGTGGCATTTTGTGGACCTAAGTTTCGCAGACACTGAAGAACCTATTCAG TTTATATTTGAAGGCATCCTGGAAGGCACCGACGGCTACATTGCCATAGATGACGTTCAGGTGTCAAGCAGTATAAATGGGTCCTGTCCAGCTGAGCGGGAATGCACCTTCCAAGGCTCACTGTGTGGCCTGAAGCCTGACCCTACAACTGATTTTCACTGGATCCGAACCAATGGAGAACTGGCCATTGGCACTCCCAGCCCTGCAGTGGACCATACTTTAGAAACCAATAAAG GCTTTTACCTGAGTGCACAGCTGTGGAAGTACCCCAAAGACAGCAGAGGCAGCATGCTGATGGATGTCAATCAACCGACCTCTGAGCATGGAGAGTGTCTGATGTTCTGGTACCACATGAATGGAAAAGATGTAGGTTCTTTTAACATCTATGTCCAGGAGCTACACAGTGCCAGATTTCAAATACCTGTGTGGAGTGCAAGTGGAGATCAAGGAGAACACTGGAGACATGGCAGAGCAACGATCATAAGTCCTCACAGCCCATATAAG GTCGTATTTGAAGCAGTAGTTGGAGATGATCAGAAGCATGACATTGCTATTGATGACCTAACAATCCTAAATGAACCATGCCCACCTCATG GGTTTTGTGATTTTGAGATGGACATGTGTGGATGGTTGAATACTCGTGTCACTGTCTCCAGTGTTGACTGGAGCTGGACCTCTGGGGCCAGTGATAATCTATTTACTCCTGAGGTTGACCACACCACCAACACTGCCATAG GGCACTACATGGCCTTTGACTCAAGAGCCGTAACAGATCATATTGCTCATCTTCAGAGTGAGGTGATGGAGCCTGAATCTCAAGGTTGTTTGGAGTTCTGGTACCACATGAATATGTGGGGCAGTG ACAAGCTTAAACTAGCAGTTTATGTAAATGAGTCTGGTTCTCTACGCTGTCTGTGGAGTCAAATTGGCAATCAGCAGAATGTGTGGCACCATCTCACTATTGACTACAAATCATCTGAACGACACCAG ATTGTGTTTGAAGCCGTGCGTTCATTCTTAGACTCTGGGGTCATTGCTTTGGATGACATCTATATCAGGAGGAACACACACTGCTCTGATCTTACCCCAACAACACCTGCACCCACAACCGAGCCCACCACACCACCTGTGTCCTCGATGGACTGCAATTTTCAGGAGG GACTATGTAACTGGGTCCAGGAGACAGATGATGGATTTGACTGGACCCATCAGAAGGCTGGACAGGTGAATGAGCCATTGCTAGGACCTTTATATGACCACaccataaaaaacaacaatg GGTTTTATCTTATTGTAAATATGTCTGGAGAACATGAAACCGGTGAGGCAGCTGTCATTTCCACGCCAATGATAATTCAGAGCACTGACGTCTGTATTGGATTCTGGTACTACATGTTAGGAGCATCTCTTGGAAGCTTAGATCTGCTAGTCGAGACG AAAACAATGGAAACCATCGCATGGACAAGAAGAGGCTCCCAGAACTCTGAGTGGCTGAACGCACAGGTTTCCATTAGTACTGCGGATGTTGATCGA GTGAAGTTCTCGGTGATCAGAGCAGCAGGAGGCAGAGGCTTCATAGCCATCGATGACCTCAGAGTGACTGTAGGAGCCTGTGTAGAGCACA ACCCGTGTGGATTCGAGTCTCCTTCACTTTGTGGCTTTGAGTCCGATGTGACTGACAGCTCTATCTGGCTCCATGTGGACGGCAGCAGTGGCCATGCAGACCATACATATAGAACTGAACTTG GCCATTCAATGGCTGTGCTTGGAGCCAAACTTGATAAACCAGTGGTCTCAAATCTTCTGACACCAGAGTATAGCCCATCTACAGAGTCCTGCGTGCAGTTCTG GTATTGGCTGTCTGCAGGCTCAGGTGATTCTCTGTCAGTACATGTATTTCTAAATGGGGAGCTGGGTCCAGCTCTCTGGTCTCTTTCTGGAGCATCTTCTGATAGTTGGGAGGTGGCAGAAGTCACTGTGTCATCTCCCTCTGAATTCAGA GTGGCATTCAGAGCAGAGCTCAGTGCAAACTCTGAGTCATTTATTATTCTGGACGATGTCTCATTTAAAACGGGAGCATGTTGCTCAAGAGGAAGTTGTGATTTTGAGTCAGGAAAGTGTACATGGGTGAATGCTGCTAATGGCGTCAGAGATGGACATGACTGGATTCATGCAGACGGTCACTACAGAGGTCCTCTGGTCGATTACACTACTCACACTGCAGATG GCAAGTTTCTTTTGAGTCCATCTCTGAGGAACACACAAGGCCAAAAAAGCAGTTCTGTGCTGATCTCAGAAAAGATCCAGCCAACCAGTGACTCTTGTTTTGAGTTCTGGTACCATATGGATGGAAG TGACCCTGGAATCCTTAGTGTGCTATTAGATTCAGGTGCAACAGAGCAAGAACTGTTGTTTGAAACACAAATCACTGGGAGCAACTGGAAAAATGTCTCTGTCACCATAGCTGAGACCAAACCCTTTCAG ATTCATATAGAGGCTCAAATGGGCAGTGAAGGCTACATCGCTGTGGATGACATTAGACTGACGAATGGGCCATGTAAAG TCATCAGTGTGGAAAGTGGAGTGTTTGTTGGCTGTGACTTCGAGAAAGGCACCTGTGAATGGAAAGATATCAGTGTTGGACAGTTTGTTTGGGAAAGGGACCAGAATGGTACAACCACCGCCAACACTGGACCATCAGTGGATCACACTACTGGCACAGAGCTGG GCTGGTACATGACAGTAGAAGCCAGTCGTGGTGAGCAGAACAGCTATGCTGCTCTACAGAGTCCCACCATGAAAGAGGCCAGCAATGAGTGTCTATTTGAATTCTACTACCACATGTTTGGAGAGA GTATTGGGGAACTGAAAGTGTTCCTTCAGGAGGGCACAAGGAGGACGCCCTTGTGGTGGATGTCTGGTAATCATGGAGATGAGTGGCATCGGGCAGAGTTAAGTGTGGGTCGCACACATCAAGTTTTCACTCTCCTCTTCGAGGCTACCAGAACCTACAGTGAGCTCGGTGACATTGCTATAGATGACATCTCCTTCTTCAACTGCACTCTGCCAG GGCCTCAAGAATCTTGTCAAGAGGGAATGTTTACATGTCTGAACAAGGTGTGTGTGGAGCCAAACAGAGTGTGTGACTACAGCGATGACTGTGGTGATGGTACAGATGAAGAGCTCTGTG ATGTAAAGGGTTTTACCCATCGCTGCAGTTTCGAACATGGTATGTGCTCGTGGGAAAAGAGTGACTTGAAAGCTGGCTGGATTTTGCAGAAAGGAGAACAGGCCTGGCCTAAGCATGGACCACCAAGAGATCACACCCGCAATACTGCAGCAG